A part of Helicobacter himalayensis genomic DNA contains:
- a CDS encoding molecular chaperone TorD family protein, with the protein MESMGLNQNIQKQNNQGRNLAEQNFSQTLNSVRALYYDFFAGFFLFELLPKRKELFLKQIDILSQSPIASEDSARFAMLKSYLQQTDTQSLVREYSQTFNIPFATKNLPAFVGGRKGQRANVPNPQVFLYLSHYKNGCLNGEALLEVKKLVKQTHFRLNSKEFKESEDHFGFLLLLMRCLLQDSTESTDSSHISEALSRQIFAECIKPMGMEIADILSMREDLACYSLVGALLASFLQLEEYA; encoded by the coding sequence ATGGAATCTATGGGTTTAAACCAAAACATTCAAAAACAAAACAATCAAGGGCGGAATCTTGCTGAGCAAAACTTTAGCCAAACGCTCAATTCCGTGCGCGCGCTGTATTATGACTTTTTTGCGGGATTTTTCTTGTTTGAATTATTGCCAAAGCGCAAGGAGCTTTTTTTAAAGCAAATTGATATTCTGTCTCAAAGCCCAATTGCGAGCGAGGATTCTGCGCGATTTGCAATGCTTAAAAGTTATTTGCAACAAACAGACACACAAAGTCTTGTGCGCGAATACAGCCAGACTTTTAATATTCCTTTTGCGACAAAGAATTTACCAGCTTTTGTTGGTGGGCGCAAAGGACAGCGCGCAAATGTGCCAAATCCGCAGGTATTTTTATACCTAAGCCATTATAAAAATGGCTGTCTTAATGGTGAGGCACTTTTGGAGGTCAAAAAGCTTGTGAAGCAAACGCATTTTAGGCTCAATAGCAAGGAGTTTAAAGAGAGCGAGGATCATTTTGGATTTTTGCTACTTTTGATGCGTTGTTTATTGCAAGATAGCACAGAATCTACGGATTCTAGCCACATATCAGAGGCACTTTCAAGGCAGATTTTTGCGGAATGTATTAAGCCTATGGGTATGGAAATTGCAGATATCTTAAGTATGAGAGAGGATTTGGCTTGTTATAGTTTGGTGGGTGCATTGCTCGCGAGCTTTTTGCAGTTAGAAGAATACGCGTGA
- a CDS encoding 4Fe-4S dicluster domain-containing protein, which produces MQGHLTLFESNVYDIFLKSDVFSPQTCEILNEVNETRLDYLPLHSHKSQFIKPIIAVVGSGDVTEDFLAKLAESKQNPAFRYFSELEIFNVLPQSFVVLNGNFGNFKLLYTESSAQIPLVLEVSQVVFFTKFESVASIKGVHWVSEYANASALINELHANCGVYSYEAPIAFNPNFCDFQHRRAKSDGSGYCLACVSTCATRGIFSDMKKMEMLLSPVDCVACGECVSVCPTGALMRESEGLLSLTSQARICKGFSLVIHAESASAQVLQVLAKSTNKSALPFVMGQPHILNETYLLSLVQESASTLIFYGELNVHMSESVKAINALSQAIFGKDCILLASSESELDSALLQAEPLEQAHYIYTPRENEGLKEVFSQRAFAWVRGNDFGRISMPKSGNVLIDSQGCTLCLSCVEACKTKALVNNTSSFELLFKQSLCTGCNYCADACAEKVIRIESNVLDVKASSFAYEVKAQDEPFKCVECGKIFATSKSIAKIKELLSSAFAGDSMKQKSIECCADCKVKIIFAPKEHS; this is translated from the coding sequence ATGCAAGGACATTTGACGCTTTTTGAAAGCAATGTGTATGATATTTTTTTAAAAAGCGATGTTTTCTCCCCGCAGACTTGCGAGATTCTAAACGAAGTCAATGAAACAAGGCTTGATTATCTCCCATTGCACTCTCATAAAAGCCAATTTATTAAGCCAATCATCGCTGTGGTGGGCAGTGGAGACGTGACTGAGGACTTTTTAGCCAAACTTGCAGAATCCAAGCAAAACCCCGCTTTTAGATACTTTTCAGAGCTAGAGATTTTTAATGTTTTACCGCAAAGCTTCGTGGTGCTAAATGGGAATTTTGGGAATTTTAAACTCCTTTATACAGAATCTAGTGCGCAAATACCACTTGTGCTTGAGGTTTCTCAAGTGGTATTTTTCACAAAGTTTGAATCTGTGGCAAGCATTAAGGGTGTGCATTGGGTGAGTGAATATGCGAATGCAAGCGCGCTTATTAACGAACTACACGCGAATTGTGGAGTATATAGCTATGAAGCACCCATTGCGTTTAATCCAAATTTTTGTGATTTTCAACATCGCAGGGCTAAAAGCGATGGAAGTGGTTATTGCTTGGCGTGTGTAAGCACTTGTGCTACTCGTGGGATTTTTAGCGATATGAAAAAAATGGAGATGCTCCTAAGTCCTGTAGATTGTGTAGCGTGTGGGGAATGCGTGAGTGTATGTCCCACAGGTGCGCTTATGCGTGAGAGTGAAGGTTTGCTTTCTCTCACTTCTCAAGCGCGCATTTGCAAGGGCTTTTCACTTGTCATACATGCAGAATCTGCCAGCGCGCAGGTTTTACAAGTCCTTGCAAAAAGCACAAATAAAAGCGCGCTACCTTTTGTGATGGGACAGCCACATATTTTGAATGAAACTTACTTGCTAAGTCTTGTGCAAGAGAGTGCCAGCACACTCATTTTTTATGGTGAGCTAAATGTGCATATGAGTGAAAGCGTAAAAGCCATAAATGCACTTTCACAAGCGATTTTTGGTAAAGATTGCATTTTACTAGCAAGTAGTGAATCTGAGCTAGATTCCGCACTTTTGCAAGCAGAGCCTTTGGAGCAAGCGCATTACATTTACACACCGCGCGAAAACGAGGGGCTAAAAGAGGTTTTTTCACAAAGGGCGTTTGCGTGGGTGCGAGGCAATGACTTTGGCAGAATCTCTATGCCAAAGTCTGGCAATGTGCTTATAGATTCTCAAGGTTGCACTTTGTGTCTTTCCTGTGTGGAGGCGTGCAAGACAAAAGCGCTTGTTAATAATACTTCATCTTTTGAATTGCTTTTTAAGCAGTCTCTTTGCACGGGGTGTAACTACTGCGCGGATGCGTGTGCGGAGAAAGTCATAAGGATAGAATCTAATGTGCTTGATGTCAAAGCAAGTAGCTTTGCGTATGAGGTAAAGGCGCAAGATGAGCCTTTTAAATGCGTGGAATGTGGGAAAATTTTTGCAACAAGCAAATCAATTGCAAAAATCAAAGAGCTTTTAAGTAGCGCGTTTGCAGGGGATTCTATGAAGCAAAAAAGTATCGAATGTTGCGCGGATTGCAAAGTAAAAATCATCTTTGCACCAAAAGAGCACTCTTAA
- a CDS encoding threonine/serine ThrE exporter family protein → MSANLLKQKSKSHARKDKHTKDKQNHKGKQNHESEEIEELSVFLVQYAAALLSNGAYSSRVSRCTKRIGESYGYDVNMIIWLKNITLSISERSNHQNRRTQVSSNPPLGANFRIISDLSALSWQIYDEKISLTRAKEHFKNIMESKNYTFFYSLLFASLANTAFCKLFGGDVGTLLCVFLGTFAGFASKHILTKRKIDVRGIYVLVAFISSFVAYIGVHFGITSTPEIAIGLSILYLIPGIQIINALADVLHEYTLMALSRGVNMVILLICISFGAYMTLSIAKVSLIHV, encoded by the coding sequence ATGAGTGCAAACCTCCTCAAACAAAAATCCAAAAGCCACGCTAGAAAAGACAAGCATACCAAAGATAAGCAAAATCATAAAGGCAAACAAAATCACGAAAGTGAAGAAATAGAAGAGCTAAGCGTGTTTTTAGTTCAATACGCCGCAGCACTTCTTTCAAATGGCGCGTATTCCTCGAGGGTCTCGCGTTGCACAAAGCGCATAGGAGAAAGCTATGGCTATGATGTGAATATGATTATTTGGCTAAAAAACATCACCCTTAGCATTTCTGAACGCAGTAATCACCAAAATCGTCGCACGCAAGTTAGCTCAAATCCGCCACTTGGCGCAAATTTCCGCATAATTTCAGACTTAAGCGCGCTTAGCTGGCAAATATATGATGAAAAAATCTCACTCACGCGCGCCAAAGAGCATTTCAAAAACATTATGGAATCTAAAAATTACACTTTTTTTTACTCACTCCTTTTTGCAAGTCTCGCAAACACTGCCTTTTGTAAGCTTTTTGGTGGCGATGTAGGCACGCTTTTATGTGTCTTTTTGGGGACATTTGCAGGCTTTGCAAGCAAGCATATCTTAACCAAACGCAAAATCGATGTGCGCGGAATCTATGTGCTCGTGGCATTTATCTCGTCATTTGTCGCTTATATCGGCGTGCATTTTGGCATTACCAGCACGCCAGAAATCGCCATAGGTCTTAGTATTCTCTACCTCATACCCGGCATTCAGATTATCAACGCGCTTGCAGATGTGCTCCACGAATACACGCTAATGGCGCTAAGTCGGGGTGTTAATATGGTAATTTTGCTTATTTGCATTTCCTTTGGTGCGTATATGACATTAAGCATTGCGAAAGTGAGCCTAATCCATGTCTGA
- a CDS encoding threonine/serine exporter family protein — translation MSDFLQEYPQVLAILHAEFFEGNDISDILLRMLFAMVAGFGFSYPFNPPKHILWGIIFISGLGYFIRSMFLQIPVFSLAGASFCASFCMGIVAFLIAKRAKVPTETIVFPSLLPLFPGSYGYKSILSLLAFAKNADAPNQLEYLLAFFNNLTIMLFVSVLLVAGALITFIIFYEQSFMMTRGVKSKE, via the coding sequence ATGTCTGATTTTTTGCAAGAATACCCACAAGTTCTCGCCATTTTGCACGCGGAATTTTTTGAAGGCAACGACATCAGCGATATTTTGCTTCGTATGCTTTTTGCGATGGTGGCAGGATTTGGCTTTTCATACCCCTTTAATCCGCCAAAACACATACTTTGGGGTATTATATTTATTTCTGGGCTTGGGTATTTTATTCGCTCTATGTTTTTGCAAATCCCTGTCTTTAGCCTTGCTGGAGCGAGTTTTTGCGCAAGTTTTTGTATGGGGATTGTGGCATTTCTCATTGCCAAACGCGCTAAAGTCCCGACAGAGACGATTGTTTTCCCATCGCTCTTGCCACTTTTTCCCGGAAGCTATGGGTATAAAAGCATTCTTTCCCTGCTCGCCTTTGCCAAAAACGCCGATGCACCAAACCAGCTAGAGTATCTCCTTGCGTTTTTCAACAATCTTACCATTATGCTTTTTGTCTCTGTTTTGCTTGTGGCTGGGGCGTTGATAACTTTTATCATCTTTTATGAGCAAAGCTTTATGATGACACGCGGAGTAAAAAGTAAGGAATAG
- the cmoA gene encoding carboxy-S-adenosyl-L-methionine synthase CmoA, with the protein MKNTTKPKSAYQNLKDELFASAPSKQFEFDAQVASVFDDMLERSIPFYKENLQLCVDFLSANVKNGVVYDIGCSLGNLLLALSPHLPCAKLIGLDTSSAMIERAKLKAKAYNADICFKVTDCTKEKFKESSAIVSNYTLQFIRPPLRLGLVKKLYDSLKRANGVLIISEKMVSEDSFFAKQMIEYYHQYKARNGYSQSEIASKREALENVLVPYSLEENITLLKSAGFSAVEVLFKWVNFGTLIARA; encoded by the coding sequence ATGAAAAACACTACAAAACCCAAGTCTGCGTATCAGAATCTCAAAGACGAACTTTTTGCAAGCGCACCTAGCAAACAATTTGAGTTTGACGCGCAGGTGGCAAGTGTCTTTGATGATATGCTGGAGCGCTCAATTCCATTTTACAAGGAGAATCTGCAACTTTGTGTGGATTTTTTGAGCGCAAATGTCAAAAATGGCGTGGTGTATGATATTGGTTGCTCGCTTGGAAATCTGCTTTTAGCGCTTTCTCCCCACCTGCCTTGCGCAAAGCTCATTGGGCTAGATACTTCAAGTGCGATGATTGAGCGCGCAAAGCTAAAGGCAAAGGCTTATAATGCGGATATTTGCTTCAAAGTCACGGACTGCACGAAAGAGAAATTTAAAGAATCTAGCGCGATTGTGAGTAACTATACCTTGCAATTTATCCGCCCGCCTTTGCGCCTAGGGCTTGTCAAAAAGCTTTATGATTCCCTAAAACGCGCAAATGGTGTGCTTATCATCAGTGAAAAGATGGTGAGCGAGGATAGCTTTTTTGCAAAGCAGATGATTGAATACTACCATCAATACAAGGCTCGCAATGGCTACTCACAAAGTGAAATCGCCTCAAAGCGCGAGGCGCTAGAAAATGTGCTTGTGCCTTATAGCTTGGAGGAAAATATCACATTGCTTAAAAGCGCAGGGTTTAGCGCGGTGGAAGTTCTGTTTAAATGGGTGAATTTTGGCACACTCATTGCGCGCGCATAA
- the hisJ gene encoding histidinol-phosphatase HisJ, giving the protein MRLDMHNHTPLCNHASGAPREYLQRAVELGIDIYGFTCHAPMEFDKEYRMRLEDVETYIADMCALREEFRDKIDVRIGLEVDFIKGREDLLESSILRAPLDYLIGSVHFLGSFGFDNPAFLGHYKNLSLEKCWEEYLDSITLCAQSGNFEVIGHFDLLKVFNNPPPKSVLQKLTSTLESIKQAQCVMEINASGLRKPCKEQYPSKEILSLAFEIGVPITFSSDAHAIEHIGFRYEHCRALAKEVGYTHIFAFKDKIPQEYVID; this is encoded by the coding sequence ATGCGCCTTGATATGCATAATCATACACCCTTGTGTAATCACGCCAGCGGTGCGCCACGCGAGTATTTGCAACGCGCTGTGGAGCTAGGCATTGATATTTATGGCTTCACCTGCCACGCACCTATGGAGTTTGACAAAGAATATCGTATGCGCTTAGAGGATGTGGAAACTTATATTGCGGATATGTGCGCGTTGCGCGAAGAATTCCGCGATAAAATCGATGTGAGAATTGGGCTAGAGGTTGATTTTATCAAGGGGCGTGAGGATTTGCTAGAATCTAGCATCTTGCGTGCCCCACTTGATTATCTCATCGGTTCGGTGCATTTTTTGGGAAGTTTTGGCTTTGATAACCCTGCGTTTTTGGGGCATTACAAGAATTTAAGTCTTGAAAAATGTTGGGAGGAATATTTGGATTCTATTACGCTTTGTGCGCAGAGCGGGAATTTTGAAGTTATAGGGCATTTTGATTTGCTAAAGGTTTTTAATAATCCACCGCCAAAAAGCGTGCTGCAAAAACTCACCAGTACTTTAGAATCTATCAAACAAGCGCAATGCGTGATGGAAATCAATGCCTCTGGCTTACGCAAGCCGTGCAAAGAACAATATCCCTCAAAAGAGATACTTTCCCTTGCTTTTGAAATCGGTGTGCCAATCACCTTCAGCTCTGATGCGCACGCAATCGAGCATATAGGCTTTCGGTATGAGCATTGTCGCGCCTTAGCCAAAGAGGTTGGTTACACGCATATCTTTGCTTTCAAAGATAAAATACCGCAAGAATACGTCATAGATTAA
- a CDS encoding EpsG family protein produces MSLQSFIHTNNTRTSSFDLHMVFEALCVFIPCLFIPFSASIAFFVGLASLFLLSFFYPSRFARISLALIIMVSGSVTYGDILFLGMGDQGIYYSTYLDMVYKNYDAIFSFNQGVEFIVPLYYAFLSLIFGYIDGVHFLMLSSLSMATLFYIWLEKYELPKFSKKEAALCVCLALLMFSYYQAAHLQRQMYSTIFILFALSQKRRLPMIFFLVFAFCSHVSAIFFFIIYYLLRHHTKVGFILIGVSCFLILSSMLMPFLFQYANVMGDIFASKLGYYVYQNFYTSFASIVTKMPLFVIIVVLCWHYRDKIDKSWVYIILGYGIFMFCANLGYTHFMHRASPIFLYIPLGFFLFLVFRNNTFLLYSSVIVVFFAQIYITYIWQPNFVAERQAMYHYGVGGDWFYFLLN; encoded by the coding sequence ATGTCATTGCAAAGTTTTATACATACAAATAATACACGTACATCAAGTTTTGATTTACATATGGTTTTTGAAGCATTATGCGTATTTATACCTTGCTTGTTTATCCCTTTTAGTGCTTCGATAGCCTTTTTTGTGGGATTAGCTTCACTTTTTTTGCTCTCTTTTTTTTATCCATCACGATTTGCACGCATTTCCTTAGCCCTCATTATTATGGTATCAGGTTCGGTAACTTATGGGGATATACTTTTTTTAGGAATGGGCGATCAAGGGATTTATTATTCAACATATCTTGATATGGTGTATAAAAATTATGACGCCATCTTTTCCTTTAATCAGGGAGTAGAATTTATCGTTCCGTTATATTATGCTTTTCTTTCTCTTATTTTTGGTTATATTGATGGCGTTCATTTTTTGATGCTTAGCTCATTGAGTATGGCTACTTTGTTCTATATTTGGTTAGAGAAATATGAGTTGCCAAAGTTTAGCAAAAAAGAAGCCGCTTTATGTGTATGTCTTGCGTTGCTTATGTTTTCATATTATCAAGCAGCACATTTACAGCGTCAAATGTATTCGACAATATTTATTCTTTTTGCCCTCAGCCAAAAAAGGCGCTTGCCTATGATTTTTTTCTTGGTTTTTGCTTTTTGTTCTCATGTAAGCGCAATTTTCTTTTTTATCATTTATTATTTACTGCGTCATCACACAAAGGTAGGTTTTATTCTTATTGGGGTATCGTGTTTTCTTATACTTTCTTCTATGCTTATGCCCTTTTTGTTTCAGTATGCTAATGTTATGGGTGATATATTTGCTTCAAAGTTAGGATACTATGTTTATCAAAACTTTTACACGAGTTTTGCGAGTATAGTAACTAAAATGCCTTTGTTTGTGATAATAGTAGTTCTTTGCTGGCATTATAGAGACAAGATTGATAAAAGTTGGGTCTATATCATTCTTGGTTATGGAATTTTTATGTTTTGTGCGAATTTGGGTTATACGCACTTTATGCATAGGGCTTCTCCTATATTTCTTTATATACCGCTTGGATTCTTTCTCTTTTTAGTTTTTCGCAATAATACTTTCTTGCTTTACAGCAGTGTTATTGTTGTATTTTTTGCCCAAATCTATATTACTTATATTTGGCAGCCTAACTTTGTAGCAGAGAGACAAGCAATGTATCATTATGGGGTAGGTGGAGATTGGTTCTACTTTTTGCTTAATTAA
- the ubiE gene encoding bifunctional demethylmenaquinone methyltransferase/2-methoxy-6-polyprenyl-1,4-benzoquinol methylase UbiE produces MQNKQEQIIGMFDAIAQKYDRANHTLSLGIDISWRREACVRAFSALQDSINHPLIILDVACGSGDMIKHWYNVANMQGVKIAQIYGFDPSANMLEVAKAKLEGYKDTHFVQGEAKTLPFEDNSVDILSIAYGLRNVLEYKQALSEFARVLKKGGVLVVLEFLKSEKPTLLGCIASYYTRKILPLLGGVITSNFKAYQYLPNSIENFISVRELEELSQERGVQKNFCKTYSAGISTLFIGIKG; encoded by the coding sequence GTGCAAAATAAGCAAGAACAGATTATTGGAATGTTTGATGCTATCGCGCAAAAATACGACAGGGCAAATCACACCCTAAGTCTTGGCATTGATATTTCTTGGCGCAGAGAGGCGTGCGTAAGGGCTTTTAGCGCTTTGCAAGATTCCATAAATCACCCGCTTATTATCCTTGATGTAGCGTGTGGGAGTGGCGATATGATAAAGCATTGGTATAATGTCGCAAATATGCAAGGTGTGAAAATCGCGCAAATTTATGGCTTTGACCCATCAGCAAATATGCTTGAAGTCGCAAAGGCAAAGCTTGAGGGCTACAAGGACACACATTTTGTGCAGGGCGAAGCAAAAACATTGCCATTTGAGGATAATAGTGTGGATATTCTCTCTATCGCCTATGGTTTGCGCAATGTGCTTGAATACAAGCAGGCGTTGAGCGAATTTGCACGCGTACTAAAAAAAGGTGGCGTGCTTGTGGTGCTAGAATTTTTAAAAAGTGAAAAACCCACGCTTTTAGGGTGCATTGCGAGCTATTACACGCGCAAGATTCTGCCTTTGCTCGGCGGGGTGATTACTTCAAATTTTAAGGCGTATCAATATTTGCCAAATTCTATTGAGAATTTTATCTCAGTGCGCGAACTTGAGGAATTATCACAAGAAAGAGGCGTGCAAAAAAACTTTTGTAAAACATATAGCGCGGGAATCTCCACACTTTTTATTGGAATAAAGGGGTAA
- the argH gene encoding argininosuccinate lyase → MAKLWGGRFELESSKLLEDFNASIGFDCQMWEEDIQGSRAHAKMLHKIGILQQDELDSILQGLEQITQRFKEGTFALKNSDEDIHMAIESALTNLIGESGKKLHTARSRNDQVALDFKLYTLKANGQLRAQILELMQTLLDIARKHTHTLMPGMTHLQHAQPVSLAFHLVAWCCNFLRDVKRLESTFTRNDTSPLGSGALAGTPYGNDREFVARELGLSAPSLNAMDSVSERDFALDLLYDIAMLMMHISRVSEELVLWSSAEFGFVTLSDSFSTGSSIMPQKKNPDVPELLRGKSGRAFGNLQSLLVVMKGLPLAYNKDTQEDKEAVFDSIKTAQICLETLNACLKTTQFNSQNMLKMAQSGHLSATDLADFLVKKCNIPFRDAHHITGRIVAYAQSQGKDLSQLREEELTSIDSRIPKEAKKVLDLQSSMQARNSLGGTASVQVESQIKTLQDSLNYAQENLAQTKLATFNLRGEKRAK, encoded by the coding sequence ATGGCAAAGCTTTGGGGCGGACGCTTTGAGTTAGAATCAAGCAAGCTTTTGGAGGATTTCAACGCCTCTATTGGCTTTGATTGCCAAATGTGGGAAGAAGACATTCAAGGCTCGCGTGCGCACGCTAAGATGCTTCATAAGATTGGAATCTTGCAGCAAGATGAGCTAGATTCTATTCTGCAAGGTTTAGAGCAAATCACACAACGCTTTAAAGAAGGTACTTTTGCGCTTAAAAATAGTGATGAAGATATTCATATGGCAATAGAATCTGCCCTTACAAATCTCATCGGCGAAAGTGGCAAAAAACTTCATACCGCGCGCAGTCGCAATGATCAAGTCGCACTTGATTTCAAGCTCTACACCCTTAAGGCAAATGGGCAATTGCGCGCACAAATTTTGGAGCTTATGCAAACTTTGCTTGATATTGCGCGCAAGCACACACACACGCTTATGCCCGGAATGACGCATTTGCAACACGCTCAGCCCGTGAGTCTTGCATTTCATCTTGTAGCGTGGTGCTGCAATTTCTTGCGCGATGTGAAACGTTTGGAATCTACTTTTACGCGCAATGATACTTCCCCGCTTGGCTCTGGCGCGCTAGCTGGCACACCATATGGGAATGATAGGGAGTTTGTCGCGCGTGAGCTTGGGCTAAGTGCGCCTAGCCTCAATGCGATGGATTCTGTGAGCGAGCGGGATTTTGCGTTAGATTTACTTTATGATATTGCGATGCTGATGATGCATATTTCGCGCGTGAGCGAGGAGCTAGTGCTGTGGAGTAGTGCGGAGTTTGGCTTTGTGACTTTGAGTGATTCTTTTTCAACTGGAAGTTCGATAATGCCGCAAAAGAAAAATCCCGATGTGCCCGAACTTTTACGTGGCAAAAGTGGGCGCGCTTTTGGGAATCTGCAAAGTCTGCTTGTAGTGATGAAAGGCTTACCTTTGGCGTACAATAAGGATACACAAGAGGATAAAGAGGCAGTTTTTGATAGCATTAAAACTGCACAAATTTGCCTTGAGACTTTAAACGCGTGCTTAAAAACTACGCAATTTAACTCACAAAATATGCTTAAAATGGCACAAAGCGGGCATTTGAGCGCGACTGATTTGGCAGATTTTTTAGTAAAAAAATGCAATATCCCTTTCCGCGATGCACACCATATCACCGGTAGAATCGTAGCCTACGCGCAGTCTCAAGGCAAGGATTTAAGCCAACTAAGAGAGGAGGAATTAACAAGCATAGATTCTCGCATTCCTAAAGAGGCAAAAAAAGTGCTTGATTTGCAATCCAGTATGCAAGCACGCAACTCACTTGGTGGCACAGCCAGTGTGCAGGTAGAATCACAAATCAAAACCTTACAAGATTCTCTTAATTATGCGCAAGAAAATCTCGCACAAACTAAGCTTGCGACATTTAACCTCAGAGGAGAAAAGCGTGCAAAATAA
- the hemJ gene encoding protoporphyrinogen oxidase HemJ, whose translation MEFFSEHYLGIKALHLVALISWMAMLFYIPRLFVYHIENIHNSEFVKIVQIQEKRLYTFIGLPAVIVTFASGTGLVLADFPHIFQSGGWFHAKLSVVLLLLVYHLSCGAFIRSLANGSCKKSGKFFRIFNELPTLALIIIVVLVVFKPF comes from the coding sequence ATGGAATTTTTTAGCGAACATTACTTGGGGATTAAAGCCCTGCATTTGGTTGCGCTTATTTCTTGGATGGCGATGCTTTTCTACATTCCGCGCCTGTTTGTCTATCACATTGAGAATATTCACAACAGCGAGTTTGTCAAAATCGTGCAGATTCAAGAAAAAAGGCTTTATACTTTTATCGGCTTACCCGCAGTGATAGTGACTTTTGCAAGTGGCACTGGACTTGTTTTGGCAGATTTTCCACATATTTTTCAAAGCGGTGGGTGGTTTCACGCAAAGCTTAGCGTTGTGCTTTTGCTTTTAGTTTATCATCTTTCGTGTGGCGCGTTTATACGCTCTTTGGCTAATGGTAGTTGTAAAAAGAGTGGCAAATTTTTTCGTATTTTTAATGAACTTCCAACCCTTGCGCTCATTATTATTGTAGTGCTTGTGGTGTTTAAACCTTTTTAA
- a CDS encoding YigZ family protein — MSQSDKRTQDSSGLLGFTLQETAQGIYEVKGSRFLSFLTPSAQEDSLLQSLKSAHPKAVHFVRASRILNHCNQIAESFSDDGEPKGSSGVPCLNVLRGENLLNCACIVVRYFGGTLLGVGGLVRAYTNALQNCVQEAKTRNLLSPLIPQGTLSLTIPYSQLSKLEYEAKKLGLNLQKSAFLESSVQISLLGAQNSLDLLKNKL, encoded by the coding sequence ATGTCCCAAAGCGATAAGCGCACGCAAGATTCTAGCGGGCTTTTGGGCTTCACTCTACAAGAGACAGCACAGGGCATTTATGAAGTTAAAGGGTCAAGATTCTTAAGTTTTCTCACTCCAAGTGCGCAGGAAGACTCGCTTTTGCAATCCTTAAAATCCGCGCACCCAAAGGCAGTGCATTTCGTGCGTGCAAGCAGGATTCTCAATCATTGCAACCAAATTGCAGAATCTTTTAGCGATGATGGCGAACCAAAGGGAAGCTCTGGCGTGCCTTGTCTTAATGTTTTGCGCGGGGAAAATTTGCTAAATTGTGCGTGCATTGTGGTGCGCTATTTTGGTGGGACTTTGCTTGGCGTTGGTGGGCTTGTGCGCGCTTATACAAATGCCTTGCAAAATTGCGTTCAAGAAGCAAAAACTCGCAATCTTTTAAGCCCGCTCATTCCTCAAGGCACGCTTTCTCTCACTATTCCTTATTCCCAACTCTCAAAGCTAGAATACGAGGCAAAAAAGCTTGGGCTAAACCTACAAAAAAGCGCATTTTTAGAATCTAGCGTGCAAATTTCGCTACTAGGAGCGCAAAATTCACTAGATTTGCTCAAAAATAAGCTATAA